A single genomic interval of Pyrus communis chromosome 7, drPyrComm1.1, whole genome shotgun sequence harbors:
- the LOC137741068 gene encoding SUPPRESSOR OF GAMMA RESPONSE 1-like: MARAWLINSRGLAKKVKNASQSSACPIKDSGANRECPNCHFVIDNSDVLSEWPGLPVGVKFDPSDGELLEHLAAKCGVGNSQPHMFIDEFIPTLEGDNGIYCDHPENLPGATKDGSSIHFFHKTMNAYATGQRKRRKVDNQRSVAAENIRWHKTGKTKALIENGITGWKKIMVLYKSSKKGSKPEKMNWAMHQYHLGAEDDEKDGEYVVSKIFYQQHKQSETNDNNVVVEDSDVNALQTSPRTPATNPPIPPRPGKSVWCDDVPDEAMLPSSSKEVELVQEAYHVPQPDTRFEDNIGQPTWLVGESQVDDLDSLGETLLCKEIFGYSTDLNGSAPNPISNTDFNNNTYGVTGNSSTSCGIHDLENIELDSPPDFQLADLQFCSQDSLLNWLDRL, encoded by the exons AAGACTCTGGGGCAAATCGTGAATGCCCGAATTGCCATTTTGTTATAGATAACAGTGAT GTTTTATCGGAATGGCCTGGCTTACCAGTTGGTGTGAAGTTTGATCCATCTGATGGTGAACTCTTAGAACACTTAGCAGCTAAGTGTGGGGTCGGAAACTCACAGCCACACATGTTTATTGATGAGTTCATCCCAACCCTTGAGGGGGACAATGGAATTTACTGTGATCATCCTGAAAACCTTCCTG GTGCAACAAAAGATGGAAGCAGCATCCATTTTTTCCACAAAacaatgaatgcatatgctacTGGTCAGAGGAAGCGCCGCAAGGTTGATAATCAACGTAGTGTGGCTGCAGAGAATATCCGCTGGCACAAAACGGGTAAGACCAAGGctttaatagaaaatggaatTACGGGCTGGAAGAAGATCATGGTTCTATACAAAAGTtcgaagaaaggttccaaaccAGAGAAGATGAACTGGGCGATGCATCAGTATCACCTGGGAGCTGAAGATGATGAGAAAGATGGTGAATATGTGGTGTCGAAGATATTCTACCAACAGCATAAGCAGTCAGAAACGAATGATAACAATGTGGTCGTTGAAGACTCTGACGTCAACGCACTTCAAACTAGTCCCAGGACCCCCGCAACCAATCCTCCAATTCCACCCAGACCAGGGAAATCTGTTTGGTGTGATGATGTTCCTGATGAAGCTATGCTCCCCTCATCTTCCAAG GAAGTGGAGCTAGTCCAGGAAGCATATCATGTCCCTCAACCTGATACTCGGTTTGAGGACAACATTGGGCAGCCTACCTGGCTGGTAGGCGAATCTCAGGTTGACGATTTAGATAGCTTGGGCGAAACCTTGTTATGCAAGGAGATTTTCGGTTATTCCACCGATCTAAATGGTTCAGCACCGAATCCCATATCTAACACTGACTTTAATAACAATACATACGGGGTGACTGGAAACAGCAGCACATCGTGTGGAATTCATGACCTTGAAAACATTGAACTTGATTCTCCTCCAGATTTCCAGCTAGCT GATTTGCAGTTTTGTTCCCAAGACAGTTTACTTAATTGGCTCGACAGGTTATGA